In a single window of the Dromaius novaehollandiae isolate bDroNov1 chromosome 17, bDroNov1.hap1, whole genome shotgun sequence genome:
- the PITPNB gene encoding phosphatidylinositol transfer protein beta isoform — translation MVLIKEFRVVLPCSVQEYQVGQLYSVAEASKNETGGGEGIQVLKNEPYEKDGEKGQYTHKIYHLKSKVPGFVRMIAPEGSLVFHEKAWNAYPYCRTIVTNEYMKDDFFIKIETWHKPDLGTSENVHNLDPNTWKSVEVVHIDIADRTQVEPGDYKADEDPALFQSVKTKRGPLGPNWKKELAADEDCPKMCAYKLVTIKFKWWGLQNKVENFIQKQEKRIFTNFHRQLFCWIDKWIDLTMEDIRRMEDETQKELEALRNQGQVRGTSAANDE, via the exons ATGGTGCTGATCAAGGAATT ccGAGTGGTTTTACCTTGCTCAGTGCAAGAG TATCAAGTCGGGCAACTTTATTCTGTGGCAGAAGCTAGTAAAAATGAAACGGGAGGTGGTGAAGGAATTCAAGTCTTAAAAAATGAGCCTTATGAAAAGGATGGCGAAAAGGGACAATATACCCACAAAATCTATCATTTAAAGAG TAAAGTTCCTGGGTTTGTAAGGATGATTGCTCCAGAAGGCTCCCTGGTGTTCCATGAGAAGGCTTGGAATGCGTATCCATACTGTAGAACAA TTGTGACA AATGAATACATGAAAGATGACTTCTTCATAAAAATTGAGACTTGGCATAAACCAGATTTGGGGACATCAGAAAAC GTGCACAATTTGGATCCAAACACATGGAAGAGTGTTGAGGTTGTCCATATTGACATTGCAGATAGAACTCAAGTAGAACCAGGA gaCTACAAAGCTGATGAAGACCCTGCATTATTCCAGTCTGTTAAGACCAAGAGAGGACCTTTGGGGCCAAATTGGAAG AAAGAGTTAGCAGCTGATGAAGACTGTCCTAAAATGTGTGCTTACAAGTTGGTGACTATCAAATTTAAATGGTGGGGATTGCAGAACAAAGTTGAAAACTTTATCCAAAAG caagaaaaaaggataTTTACCAACTTTCATCGCCAGCTGTTCTGTTGGATTGACAAGTGGATTGATCTGACTATGGAAGACATTAGGAGAATGGAGGATGAAACACAAAAGGAGCTGGAAGCG TTACGTAATCAAGGCCAAGTGAGAGGAACAAGTGCTGCCAATGATGAATGA